ACCCGTTGGCCTATTCTCGGTATCGCAAGGCTCCGATTCCGGTCGTCGGGTTCTTCGGGGAGACCTCGAATCGTCACGGCGCCTTGACGAGGACGGATCGGCCCGCCATAGTTGCGCCCTCGAAACGCACGCTCCCCTGACCGCGGTCCCGGCAGGAGCGCCGGTGGACGCGCCTTCGCACTCATCGGATCGGCTGAAGGCCTGGCTTCTCCTCGGGCTCGTGACCGCCGGCAACCCGACTCGACGCGCAGAGTTTCTCGCCCGGTTTGGATCCCTCGAAGCCGCGGTTGCGGCCCCGCTGGAAGAGTGGGATCGGTTCGGTTTGTTGCGCCTCTCCGGAGGCAACGATATATTCGCGCCCGCTCGGCCCGATCCGGGCAGGAGCCGGGACGCATGGGTCGACGGGCAAAGGGCGGCGGCGGGTGCATGCGGCGCCGCCAGCGTCCCGTTGGACGACCCGCGCTACCCCGCATGGCTGAGAACGGTCCCCGATCCCCCGGCGCTGCTTCATGTCCTCGGCGCTGCCGAAGCGCTGTCACATCCGGCCGGCGCGGTCGTAGGCGCGCGCATCGCGACCCCGTACGGTCTCGGGGTCGCGAAGGCTCTGGGGCGTGACCTCGTGGTCGCGGGGTACGCCGTCGTCAGCGGTGGAGCCCGCGGGATTGACAGCGCTGCCCATCAGGGGGCGCTGGACGCGGGAGGCGTGACCGTCGCCGTCATGGGATCGGGCCTCGACGTGCCGTACCCGAAGGAGAACCGGAATCTGTTCGAGCGCATCGCGGTCTCAGGCGCCGTCGTCAGCGAGTTTCCGTTCGGAACCGGTCCACAGCCTCGCTTCTTCCCCTTCAGGAATCGCATCATCGCGGGGCTCGGGCACGGCGTCGTGGTCGTCGAGGGGGCGCGCGAGAGCGGCTCTTTGATCACCGCCCGTCTGGCAGCCGATTTCGGGCGCGAGGTCTTCGCAGTTCCGGGGCCGATCACCTCGTCGCTGAGCGACGGACCGCATGAGCTGATCCAGGCCGGGGCGAAGCTGGTGAGGCGCCTCGGGGACATTCTCGAGGAGCTGCCCTTCGCACCGGAAAGCCATGAGTTGCGGGGGCTTTCGGGCGATCCCGGGGATGGGAGTGGCGCGGACGGGGCCGCGGACATTAATAATGATGCCGTTCCCGGGGGCGCCGCCATCCTCGCGGCGCTCGATGCGCACCGAGGCAGCACCGCGGACGAGCTGTCCGCGACGCTGGGTCTGGCGCCGGGAGAGTTGTTGGGCTCGCTCCTCGAGCTCGAGCTGATGGGACGCATACAACAGTGGCCGGGCGGCCGGTTCGTCCGGAAGGTATGACGGAGAGAAGAGTGGCGAAAGCGCTGGTCATCGTCGAATCGCCCGCGAAGGCGAAGACGATCATGAAATTCCTCGGGGCCGGGCACGTCGTAAAGGCCTCGATGGGGCACGTTCGCGATCTCCCCAAGAACAAGATCGGCGTCGACGAGAAGAAGAACTTCAAGCCGACGTACCAGGTCCTTGCGGGGCGGAAGAAGGTCATCGACGAGCTCCGGAAGAGCGCCGAGACCGCCGACGCCGTGTACCTGGCGGCCGACCCCGATCGCGAGGGAGAGGCGATCTGCTGGCATCTCGCGCAGGAGCTGAAGTCCGTCAGCAAGAAGATCTACCGGGTCCTCTTCAACGAGATCACGAAGAAGGCGATCACGGCGGCGATGGCCAAGCCCGGGAAGATCGACGAGAACAAGGTCGATGCGCAGCAGGCGCGCCGCATCCTCGATCGGCTCGTCGGCTACAAGATCAGCCCGCTCCTGTGGGACAAGGTCCGGCGGGGCCTGTCGGCCGGGCGCGTGCAGTCCGTCGCGCTGCGGATGATTTGCGACCGGGAGAAGGAGAGAGAGGTCTTCAAGGCCGAGGAGTACTGGTCCCTGGCCGCCAAGCTCGCCGCGGGCGAGCCGCCCCCGTTCGAGGCGCGGCTCAGCAAGCGTGACGGCGAGAAGTTCGAGGCGAAGACCAAGCAGGAGATGGACCAGGTCCTCGCGGACCTCGCGGGTGCATCTTTCGTCGTCCAGGAGGTCACGGCCAAGGAGAAGAAACGCCATCCGGTCGCGCCGTTCATCACCAGCCGCCTGCAGCAGGACGCCGCGAGACGGCTCGGGTTCACCGTCAAGAAGACGATGATGATCGCGCAGGGGCTCTACGAAGGAAAGGAAATCGGCGATCTCGGCGCGGTCGGCCTCATCACCTACATGAGAACCGACTCGACGCGCATCGCGGACGAGGCGCTGTTGCAGGTCCGCGAGTTCGTCGCGAAGCGGTACGGGAAGGAGAATCTTCCCGACAAGCCGCGCGCCTACGCGTCCCGCAAGGGAGCGCAGGACGCGCACGAGGCCATTCGCCCGACCTCGCTGGAGTTCGCTCCCGAGGTGGTGCAGAAGCACCTCTCGAAGGACGAGTTCAACCTCTACCTGCTGATCTGGAACCGCTTCGTCGCGTCGCAGATGGAGTCCGCGATCTTCGACACGACCGCCGCCGACATCC
This is a stretch of genomic DNA from Acidobacteriota bacterium. It encodes these proteins:
- the dprA gene encoding DNA-protecting protein DprA translates to MDDPRYPAWLRTVPDPPALLHVLGAAEALSHPAGAVVGARIATPYGLGVAKALGRDLVVAGYAVVSGGARGIDSAAHQGALDAGGVTVAVMGSGLDVPYPKENRNLFERIAVSGAVVSEFPFGTGPQPRFFPFRNRIIAGLGHGVVVVEGARESGSLITARLAADFGREVFAVPGPITSSLSDGPHELIQAGAKLVRRLGDILEELPFAPESHELRGLSGDPGDGSGADGAADINNDAVPGGAAILAALDAHRGSTADELSATLGLAPGELLGSLLELELMGRIQQWPGGRFVRKV